A genomic window from Prunus persica cultivar Lovell chromosome G2, Prunus_persica_NCBIv2, whole genome shotgun sequence includes:
- the LOC109947627 gene encoding uncharacterized protein LOC109947627, whose protein sequence is MAVIVSAKLHTKYKAEAKLDLKLGRHGSKEKEEDCDNSSCSRVRKTTFMCIHDVSNCHIDPMEQEFYYDTLIDNNVDHGTVDTVAASNQWSVWRDNLATKMCNEWMANRAT, encoded by the exons ATGGCGGTTATTGTAAGTGCAAAATTGCACACAAAATATAAAGCTGAAGCTAAG CTGGATCTGAAATTG GGTAGACATGGAtcgaaagagaaagaggaagattGTGACAACTCTAGTTGCAGTAGAGTTAGAAAAACAACGTTTATGTGCATCCATGATGTTAGTAACTGTCATATAGATCCAATGGAGCAAGAATTTTATTATGATACCCTCATTGATAATAATGTAGATCATGGCACTGTTGATACCGTTGCAGCATCCAACCAATGGTCTGTATGGAGAGATAATTTGGCTACTAAGATGTGTAATGAGTGGATGGCAAATAGAGCAACATAA
- the LOC109947079 gene encoding probable serine/threonine-protein kinase kinX — protein MGQTNEGSSVDSSQKAESSEHPPKVDKSSGESESPQKLSTVEAKEGVKTKTLQHSSTEQMADKEEIEVVKEETDDKHAATVEETETVVAEPEKSESESSSLPVEPFEPTVKNDGPSESVGSQDDNKISVVGPSVNPETMQGKSRAVEVDQVEEGHTVLPREAHDVDVDEQKTQVEQKDGHMTQAGEIVETVAMVEAETPTDSQPGGFPLC, from the coding sequence ATGGGACAAACAAATGAGGGAAGTAGTGTTGATTCATCACAGAAAGCTGAGTCTTCAGAGCATCCGCCAAAGGTTGACAAATCATCAGGGGAATCTGAATCTCCACAAAAACTCTCTACTGTTGAGGCAAAGGAAGGggtcaaaacaaaaactttacAACACTCTTCAACTGAACAGATGGCTGATAAGGAGGAAATTGAAGTTGTCAAGGAAGAAACAGATGATAAGCATGCTGCGACGGTGGAGGAAACAGAGACAGTGGTAGCAGAGCCTGAAAAATCTGAATCTGAATCATCTTCACTGCCAGTTGAGCCCTTTGAACCCACTGTTAAGAATGATGGCCCATCAGAATCTGTGGGTTCTCAAGATGACAACAAGATTTCAGTAGTGGGACCCTCAGTAAATCCAGAAACAATGCAGGGTAAGTCAAGAGCTGTTGAGGTAGATCAAGTTGAGGAGGGTCATACTGTTCTTCCGCGTGAGGCACATGATGTTGATGTGGATGAACAAAAGACACAAGTAGAGCAGAAGGATGGACATATGACTCAGGCTGGAGAGATTGTTGAAACAGTTGCTATGGTTGAAGCTGAGACTCCAACTGATAGCCAGCCTGGAGGTTTTCCTCTTTGCTAA